A window of the Fulvia fulva chromosome 11, complete sequence genome harbors these coding sequences:
- a CDS encoding putative tetrahydroxynaphthalene reductase, producing MSNNTADTSTNEPKRLSIDPLGAIAKYNALTAHFLNPTLPTTMSASQAVETSRLDGKVALVTGSGRGIGAAMATELARRGAKVVVNYANSAEAANQVVDQIKKNGGDAIAFKADVGDVAQTTKLMDQAVEHYGQLDIVCSNSGVVSFGHLKDVTEEEFDRVFRINTRGQFFVAREAYKHLSVGGRIILMGSITGQAKGVPKHTVYSGSKGAIETFVRCMAIDCGDKKITVNCVAPGGIKTDMYHAVCREYIPNGDKLSDDQVDEYAKTWSPMQRVGQPIDIARVVCFLASQDGEWVNGKVIGIDGAACM from the exons ATGTCCAACAACACTGCCGACACCTCCACCAACGAGCCAAAAAGACTCTCCATTGACCCCCTCGGAGCAATCGCAAAGTACAACGCACTCACAGCCCACTTCCTCAACCCAACCTTACCCACAACAATGTCTGCATCCCAAGCGGTCGAGACCTCCCGCCTGGATGGCAAGGTCGCCCTCGTCACTGGCTCCGGCCGTGGCATCGGTGCCGCCATGGCAACAGAGCTCGCCCGCCGCGGTGCAAAGGTCGTCGTCAACTACGCCAACTCCGCCGAAGCGGCCAACCAAGTTGTCGACCAGATCAAGAAGAACGGCGGCGACGCTATCGCTTTCAAGGCTGATGTCGGTGATGTCGCGCAGACCACCAAGCTCATGGACCAGGCTGTTGAGCACTACGGCCAGCTCGACATTGTCTGCTCCAACTCTGGCGTTGTCTCTTTCGGACACCTGAAGGACGTCACCGAGGAGGAGTTCGACCGTGTGTTCCGCATCAACACCCGTGGCCAGTTCTTCGTTGCCCGCGAGGCATACAAGCACTTGAGCGTTGGTGGTCGCATTATCCTCATGGGTTCCATCACTGGTCAGGCCAAGGGTGTGCCAAAGCACACTGTCTACTCCGGATCCAAGGGTGCCATTGAGACTTTCGTCCGATGCATGGCTATCGACTGTGGTGACAAGAAGATCACTGTCAACTGCGTTGCGCCAGGTGGTATCAAGACTGATATGTACCACGCTGTGTGCCGCGAGTACATTCCAAACGGTGACAAGCTCAGCGACGACCAGGTCGATGAG TACGCCAAGACATGGTCCCCAATGCAGCGTGTTGGCCAGCCAATCGACATTGCCCGCGTTGTCTGCTTCCTGGCATCTCAGGATGGTGAATGGGTGAACGGCAAGGTTATTGGCATTGATGGTGCCGCATGCATGTAA